From Bacteroidota bacterium, the proteins below share one genomic window:
- a CDS encoding thioesterase family protein gives MTPHEYKFRVKYSETDKMGFVHHSNYVKYYENARWETMRQLGIPYSTIESKGIFMPVIKLESKFIKPAFYDDELTVTTTIKELSSVKISFQFNISNSSGNIINNAMVSCAFIDSESHKVRRTPEFILEKLKKSTELYPV, from the coding sequence ATGACACCCCACGAATACAAATTCAGAGTAAAATACTCCGAAACAGACAAAATGGGCTTCGTTCACCATTCTAATTATGTTAAATATTATGAGAATGCACGTTGGGAGACAATGAGACAGTTGGGTATTCCATATTCGACAATAGAATCTAAAGGAATTTTTATGCCGGTAATTAAACTTGAAAGTAAGTTTATTAAACCAGCATTTTACGATGACGAATTAACAGTCACAACCACTATTAAAGAATTGTCTTCGGTAAAGATTAGCTTTCAATTTAATATTAGTAATTCTTCAGGCAATATTATTAACAACGCCATGGTAAGTTGTGCATTTATTGACAGTGAAAGCCATAAAGTTCGCCGAACTCCGGAATTCATCCTTGAAAAACTGAAGAAAAGCACAGAACTATATCCTGTCTGA